In Aestuariibaculum lutulentum, one DNA window encodes the following:
- a CDS encoding ATP-dependent DNA helicase: MTASEFNSLVKKQFPFEPTLKQSVVLQQLSEFIFDDSPNGLYLLKGYAGTGKTTIIGAIVNNLWKAKKSSVLMAPTGRAAKVISNYSGREAFTIHKKIYFPKKDKGGGLSFVLQPNKHKNTIFIVDEASMIPDTPGESKLFENGSLLDDLIQYVYSGHKCKLLLIGDTAQLPPVKLDLSPALNENTLALNYNKEVTLMELDEVVRQEYDSGILANATVLREALASDFHDYFKFDLHGFKDIVRLVDGHEIMDAINSAYSDLGNEETAIIVRSNKRANLYNQNIRNRILFNESELSAGDYLMVVKNNYFWVKPTSEAGFIANGDIIEVLEIFRIEELYGFRFAEVKIRMVDYPKMAPIETVLLLDTIEAESPSLSYDDSNRLYQEVMKDFANESSNYRKFLKVKGSKHFNALQVKFSYAITCHKSQGGQWNTVFVEQPYLPNGIDTDYLRWLYTAVTRAKEKLYLIGFKDDFFEE, translated from the coding sequence ATGACTGCATCCGAATTTAATTCCTTAGTTAAAAAACAATTCCCATTCGAACCTACGTTAAAGCAGAGTGTTGTGTTACAGCAACTTTCAGAATTTATCTTTGACGATTCACCTAACGGATTGTATTTATTAAAAGGATATGCAGGAACAGGAAAAACAACCATAATTGGTGCGATAGTAAATAATTTATGGAAAGCGAAAAAAAGTTCGGTTTTAATGGCTCCAACAGGTCGTGCTGCCAAAGTAATATCGAATTACTCTGGTAGAGAGGCATTTACCATTCATAAGAAGATATATTTCCCTAAAAAGGATAAAGGCGGTGGGTTGTCTTTTGTATTACAACCCAACAAGCATAAAAACACCATTTTTATAGTTGACGAGGCATCTATGATTCCAGATACACCCGGAGAGTCTAAACTTTTTGAAAACGGATCATTACTAGATGACCTTATTCAATATGTGTATTCAGGACATAAATGTAAATTGTTGTTGATAGGAGATACCGCGCAGTTACCACCTGTAAAATTAGATTTAAGTCCTGCCTTAAATGAAAATACCTTAGCTCTAAATTATAATAAGGAAGTCACTCTAATGGAGTTAGACGAAGTAGTACGTCAGGAATACGATTCAGGTATTTTAGCTAATGCGACAGTGTTACGTGAAGCATTGGCGAGTGATTTTCATGATTATTTTAAATTCGATTTACACGGGTTTAAGGATATTGTTCGTTTGGTTGATGGTCACGAAATCATGGATGCCATCAACAGCGCATACAGCGATTTAGGAAACGAAGAAACGGCTATTATTGTTCGTAGTAATAAACGGGCTAATTTATACAACCAAAACATTAGAAATCGTATACTATTTAATGAAAGTGAACTGTCGGCCGGCGATTATCTCATGGTGGTTAAGAACAATTATTTTTGGGTAAAACCAACCAGTGAAGCCGGATTTATAGCCAATGGTGATATTATAGAAGTTCTTGAAATATTTAGAATTGAAGAGCTTTATGGCTTTCGCTTCGCGGAAGTAAAAATAAGAATGGTCGATTATCCCAAAATGGCCCCGATAGAAACGGTTTTATTGTTAGACACTATTGAAGCTGAAAGTCCATCGTTATCTTACGACGATTCAAACAGACTGTATCAGGAGGTTATGAAAGATTTCGCCAACGAGAGTAGTAACTATCGAAAATTTTTAAAGGTTAAAGGCAGCAAACATTTTAATGCCTTGCAGGTAAAATTCTCTTACGCTATAACCTGTCATAAATCTCAGGGAGGGCAGTGGAACACGGTTTTCGTTGAGCAGCCGTATTTGCCCAATGGCATCGATACCGATTATTTACGTTGGTTATATACTGCGGTGACACGTGCCAAAGAAAAATTGTATCTTATAGGCTTTAAAGACGATTTCTTTGAGGAATAG
- a CDS encoding DUF4126 domain-containing protein: MAVDSIISICLGIGLAASVGFRVFLPLFTLSLAAYFNVWELNESWQWVGSSAALITLGVATIVEIFAYFIPFVDNALDSIAVPLAALAGTAVMLSTVSDLSPVVTWALAIIAGGGTAAAISGSSGTTRLASTATTGGLGNPIVSTVETGTSIVMSVLSIFVPVIAFLFVILILFIIFKLYKKFSRPKASNR; the protein is encoded by the coding sequence ATGGCAGTAGATTCAATTATAAGCATTTGTTTGGGAATAGGTCTGGCAGCTTCGGTAGGTTTTCGGGTATTCTTACCTTTATTCACCTTAAGTTTAGCAGCCTATTTTAATGTTTGGGAACTTAACGAGTCCTGGCAATGGGTGGGGAGTTCAGCAGCATTGATAACGTTAGGGGTGGCGACCATAGTTGAAATCTTTGCTTATTTTATTCCCTTTGTAGATAATGCTTTAGATAGTATAGCTGTCCCTTTAGCCGCACTTGCAGGAACAGCTGTTATGCTTTCAACTGTGTCCGATTTAAGTCCGGTAGTAACCTGGGCATTGGCTATTATTGCTGGTGGTGGAACGGCAGCCGCTATTTCGGGTTCTTCAGGGACAACACGATTAGCTTCGACAGCAACAACAGGTGGTTTGGGAAACCCTATCGTTTCTACCGTAGAAACTGGAACATCAATAGTAATGTCTGTGCTATCTATTTTTGTTCCGGTAATAGCCTTTCTGTTTGTAATACTCATCTTGTTT